The following are from one region of the Methanoculleus caldifontis genome:
- the pstA gene encoding phosphate ABC transporter permease PstA, whose protein sequence is MPLHAEGETGFYDPAAFTRPGVVRVPEDLPAPRIPLSLPVKVRRIREGAARTLLFCTAVSAVVAVFFIFLFLAMNGYPIFEQAGAWHFLAGDVWNPTGMTPSYGIFPLIAGTLLVTLGAMALAVPFGIAVAVFIAELAPPRVRAVVKPAVELLAGIPSVVYGFFGLIILTDWIRVSFDVASGETWLAGSILLGIMALPTIVSVSEDAISAVAQTYREGSLALGATHWQTIAGVVVPGALSGITAAIILGMGRAIGETMAVIMVTGNAGVLPDPLWNVLSPVRTLTGTLGIEMGEVAVGSSHYHALFGVAVVLLAITLGVNLLARQILARVGERHTATAACGVRRGRRNVAGPYAYAVAGTVALILLAAATGVLVAAVVAVLLLVAAYVRRRISPRTGQKIAFGLLYSAAGVVLFVLGVILFDIVYNGIPAISWEFLTAPPSNLGRAGGIGPAIVGTLYLVGGAILFALPVGIGAAIYLQEYIREGRITRIIRAGVDLLGGTPSIVFGLFGFAFLVLYLNLGVSLLAGQITLGLMVLPTIIRTTEEALRSVPGGIREGSLALGATPWQTIRRVVLPPAVPGILTGTILSIGRAAGETAPILFTAVVFSQRFLPTSVMEPVMALPYHLFILATSVPGARENQYGTALVLLTLVAAVYLVAIVVRNRCQQSIRW, encoded by the coding sequence ATGCCACTCCACGCGGAGGGGGAGACCGGGTTCTATGACCCGGCCGCCTTCACCCGCCCCGGGGTCGTGCGGGTGCCCGAAGATCTGCCCGCCCCGCGGATACCTCTCTCCCTCCCGGTGAAGGTCCGGCGGATCCGCGAGGGAGCCGCAAGAACGCTTCTCTTCTGCACGGCGGTCTCTGCCGTCGTCGCCGTCTTCTTCATCTTCCTCTTCCTCGCCATGAACGGCTACCCGATCTTCGAGCAGGCCGGGGCATGGCACTTCCTTGCCGGCGACGTCTGGAACCCGACAGGAATGACGCCGTCTTACGGCATCTTCCCCCTGATCGCCGGCACCCTTCTCGTCACGCTCGGTGCGATGGCGCTCGCCGTCCCGTTCGGGATCGCGGTCGCCGTCTTCATCGCCGAGCTCGCGCCGCCACGGGTCCGCGCGGTCGTGAAGCCCGCCGTCGAACTTCTTGCCGGGATCCCTTCGGTGGTCTACGGTTTCTTCGGTCTCATCATCCTGACCGACTGGATCCGCGTCTCCTTCGACGTCGCGTCCGGCGAGACCTGGCTTGCCGGCTCCATCCTGCTCGGCATCATGGCGCTCCCCACGATCGTCAGCGTCTCGGAGGATGCGATCAGCGCCGTCGCTCAGACGTACCGGGAGGGGTCGCTCGCCCTCGGCGCGACGCACTGGCAGACGATCGCAGGGGTCGTGGTCCCGGGCGCGCTCTCCGGCATCACTGCCGCGATCATCCTCGGGATGGGACGGGCGATCGGCGAGACGATGGCGGTGATCATGGTGACGGGCAACGCGGGCGTTCTCCCCGATCCCCTCTGGAACGTCCTCTCCCCGGTCCGGACGCTCACCGGGACGCTGGGTATCGAGATGGGCGAGGTCGCCGTCGGCAGCTCCCACTACCACGCGCTCTTCGGGGTCGCAGTCGTCCTTCTCGCGATCACCCTCGGGGTCAACCTCCTCGCGAGACAGATCCTCGCGCGGGTCGGCGAGCGGCATACGGCGACCGCGGCCTGCGGGGTCCGGAGGGGGAGGCGCAACGTGGCCGGACCTTATGCCTATGCGGTCGCCGGCACCGTCGCGCTCATCCTCCTTGCAGCGGCTACAGGCGTCCTGGTTGCCGCCGTCGTCGCCGTGCTGCTTCTCGTCGCGGCATACGTCCGGCGCAGGATCTCCCCCAGGACCGGGCAGAAGATCGCGTTCGGGCTCCTGTATTCTGCCGCGGGCGTCGTCCTCTTCGTGCTCGGGGTGATCCTCTTCGATATCGTCTACAACGGCATACCGGCGATCTCCTGGGAGTTCCTGACCGCCCCGCCGAGCAACCTCGGCCGGGCGGGCGGCATAGGACCTGCGATCGTCGGGACGCTCTACCTGGTCGGGGGCGCCATCCTCTTTGCTCTCCCCGTCGGCATCGGTGCAGCGATCTACCTCCAGGAGTACATCCGGGAGGGGCGCATCACCAGGATCATCAGGGCGGGCGTCGACCTCCTCGGCGGCACGCCGTCCATCGTCTTCGGCCTCTTCGGGTTCGCGTTCCTGGTGCTCTACCTGAACCTCGGAGTGTCGCTGCTCGCCGGCCAGATCACGCTGGGGCTGATGGTCCTCCCCACCATCATCCGGACGACCGAAGAGGCACTAAGAAGCGTTCCCGGCGGTATCCGGGAGGGGAGCCTCGCCCTCGGCGCGACGCCCTGGCAGACCATCCGGCGGGTCGTCCTCCCGCCGGCGGTGCCGGGAATCCTGACCGGCACCATCCTCAGTATAGGGCGGGCTGCAGGAGAGACCGCGCCGATCCTCTTCACTGCGGTCGTCTTCTCGCAGCGGTTCCTCCCCACGTCGGTGATGGAACCGGTGATGGCGCTCCCCTACCACCTCTTCATCCTGGCGACGAGCGTTCCCGGGGCGCGGGAGAACCAGTACGGGACGGCGCTGGTCCTTCTCACGCTGGTGGCGGCCGTCTACCTGGTCGCGATCGTCGTCCGGAACCGTTGTCAGCAATCTATCCGGTGGTGA
- the pstB gene encoding phosphate ABC transporter ATP-binding protein PstB encodes MQNENSILTTEHLNLHYGESHALRDVSVSIPRNRVTALIGPSGCGKSTLLRCFNRLNDLVEGARIDGRILFEGGDIHAPDCDVVDLRKRIGMVFQKPNPFPSSIYDNVAYGPRVHGIRDKKRLDETVRESLESAALWDEVADRLHGSAMGLSGGQQQRLCIARTLAVGPEIILMDEPCSALDPIATAKIEDLVNDLKDRYTVVMVTHNMQQAARVSDVVGFMYLGRLVEFGPTGRIFESPQEELTNNYVTGRFG; translated from the coding sequence ATGCAGAACGAGAACAGTATCCTTACGACAGAACACCTGAACCTCCACTACGGTGAGAGTCATGCTCTCCGCGACGTATCCGTCTCCATCCCGCGAAACCGGGTCACCGCCCTGATCGGGCCGTCGGGGTGCGGAAAATCGACCCTCCTGCGCTGCTTCAACCGGCTCAACGATCTCGTCGAGGGCGCCAGGATCGACGGCAGAATCCTCTTTGAGGGGGGGGATATTCACGCCCCCGACTGCGACGTCGTGGACCTGAGGAAGAGGATCGGGATGGTCTTCCAGAAGCCGAACCCCTTCCCGTCGTCCATATACGACAACGTCGCCTACGGGCCCCGCGTCCACGGCATCCGCGACAAAAAGAGACTGGACGAGACCGTGAGAGAGAGCCTCGAGAGCGCCGCGCTCTGGGACGAGGTGGCCGACCGGCTCCACGGGTCCGCGATGGGCCTCTCCGGGGGACAGCAGCAAAGGCTCTGCATCGCGCGGACACTTGCGGTCGGGCCGGAGATCATCCTCATGGACGAGCCCTGCTCCGCGCTCGACCCCATCGCCACGGCAAAGATCGAGGACCTCGTCAACGACCTCAAGGACCGCTACACGGTCGTCATGGTGACCCACAACATGCAGCAGGCGGCCCGGGTCAGCGACGTTGTGGGGTTCATGTATCTTGGGAGACTCGTGGAGTTCGGACCGACCGGTCGGATCTTCGAGAGCCCGCAGGAGGAACTGACCAACAACTACGTGACCGGACGTTTCGGGTAG
- the phoU gene encoding phosphate signaling complex protein PhoU codes for MADKFHEELKDLKNLVLEQGAFAYGMLADSIIALQNRDPELAGQVYERKTELADRSHAIEEAALRLIALYQPMARDLRAIVCALRMNFALYRIGRYGKDVAQLVDVLPANPPPANLMSLPHMADLVCGMVDDALRAYRSEDVGLIVGMSDRDDVVDNLRYTIFRESITHMMEDPQKITRCIDYVMIARYLERCADHACDIAGQVCYMVTGRRVDVK; via the coding sequence ATGGCTGACAAATTTCACGAAGAACTCAAAGACCTCAAGAACCTCGTTCTCGAACAGGGGGCCTTTGCGTACGGCATGCTTGCGGATTCCATAATCGCCCTGCAGAACCGCGACCCCGAACTTGCCGGGCAGGTGTACGAACGAAAGACGGAACTCGCCGACCGGAGTCACGCCATCGAAGAGGCGGCGCTCCGCCTCATCGCCCTTTACCAGCCCATGGCACGCGATCTCCGCGCTATCGTCTGCGCGCTCCGGATGAACTTCGCACTCTATCGTATCGGCCGGTACGGGAAGGATGTCGCACAACTCGTGGACGTACTCCCGGCAAATCCCCCTCCCGCGAACTTGATGAGCCTGCCGCACATGGCCGACCTGGTCTGCGGCATGGTCGACGACGCCCTCAGGGCCTACCGATCCGAGGATGTCGGGCTTATCGTGGGCATGTCGGACCGGGACGACGTCGTGGACAACCTCAGGTACACAATCTTTCGCGAGAGCATCACGCACATGATGGAAGACCCGCAGAAGATCACCCGGTGCATCGACTACGTGATGATCGCCCGTTACCTGGAGCGTTGTGCCGATCACGCCTGCGACATCGCCGGACAGGTCTGCTACATGGTCACCGGGAGAAGGGTGGACGTGAAGTGA
- a CDS encoding TIGR00341 family protein gives MKKVVVHVREDGRRDVENALEGLRYTISLVQDVYEITTYTPEENLDNLIEKIRDKLDLEHPENMIEVSSPDFVVSSLLERFEKDVDGQEETTPVEKLLDTIKGYETLDLDKLALTSIAGLIALSGLLLDNETIIIGAMLLSPIMGPIYGFAVYAALGMIQDALRCIGVLAALLLGVFVLAAVATFLISLVMPLGPTDEITTRLVLNPIYTLMAVLLGFAAAVAFNKGTTEVIAGVAIAAAIIPPTVVAGFIQILDPIQLFSSALLVIGQIVGLMAGALVAVALLKIEPRRPHEKAVARRYRKWSVVTTIILFALLLWLTTFMWI, from the coding sequence ATGAAGAAGGTCGTCGTACACGTACGGGAAGACGGGCGCCGGGATGTAGAGAACGCTCTCGAAGGTCTCCGCTACACGATATCCCTCGTGCAGGACGTCTACGAGATCACCACCTACACACCCGAGGAGAACCTCGACAACCTGATCGAGAAGATTCGCGACAAACTGGACCTCGAGCATCCCGAGAACATGATAGAGGTCTCGTCTCCGGACTTCGTCGTCTCCTCGCTTCTCGAACGCTTCGAGAAGGATGTCGACGGGCAGGAGGAGACGACGCCGGTCGAGAAGCTGCTCGACACCATAAAAGGATACGAAACCCTCGACCTCGACAAACTGGCGTTGACGTCCATCGCCGGGCTGATCGCCCTCTCCGGGCTGCTGCTTGACAACGAGACGATCATCATCGGGGCGATGCTCCTCTCCCCGATCATGGGCCCGATCTACGGGTTCGCCGTTTACGCCGCTCTGGGCATGATCCAGGACGCCCTGCGTTGCATCGGCGTGCTGGCGGCGCTGCTTCTCGGCGTCTTCGTCCTTGCCGCCGTCGCCACCTTCCTGATCAGTCTCGTCATGCCGCTCGGACCGACCGACGAGATCACCACGCGCCTCGTGTTGAATCCCATCTACACGCTGATGGCTGTGCTTCTCGGCTTCGCGGCGGCAGTGGCGTTCAACAAGGGCACGACGGAGGTGATTGCCGGCGTCGCCATCGCTGCCGCCATCATCCCGCCGACCGTGGTGGCCGGGTTCATCCAGATACTCGATCCCATCCAGCTCTTCTCTTCAGCGCTGCTGGTGATCGGGCAGATCGTCGGGCTGATGGCGGGGGCACTGGTCGCCGTGGCCCTGCTGAAGATAGAACCGCGGCGCCCGCACGAAAAGGCAGTCGCACGGCGGTACCGGAAATGGTCGGTCGTAACGACCATAATCCTCTTCGCCCTGCTCCTCTGGCTCACGACGTTCATGTGGATATAG